The DNA window ATGCACCTGACGGTGCATCCGACGGATACCATGATGAAGATGACACACAACGAAGATGCAGATTCACTGGTCATCGGGGTCATCCTGATGGTAGCAGTTACGGTGATCCTCGCAGCAGTGATCGCAGCATTCGTATTCGGGATGGCCGGAAGTATCGAGAAGCAGTATGTCGTCGATGTGGGGGGGCAGGTGGATACTGCCAGCAATACAGTTCTTCTCACCTATTATGGCGGACAGGATGCGAACAGAGTTACCGGACTAAACTATTCCGTCGAT is part of the Methanosphaerula palustris E1-9c genome and encodes:
- a CDS encoding type IV pilin, whose product is MTHNEDADSLVIGVILMVAVTVILAAVIAAFVFGMAGSIEKQYVVDVGGQVDTASNTVLLTYYGGQDANRVTGLNYSVDGGIPGSISPVVGTSVSGIPRGHIVVTASIKDGPTVVILNSNY